The window ATAGAAGATGGAGGGCAGGCTTTTGGTGCTCAGACTCCGCAGATAAAAAAAACAATGGATCTGGCGAAGAAAATGAAGGAGGCAACCAATGGAAATACTTCTTTCACAGGACATTCTTTGGGTGGTGGAAACAGCGCAATGGCATCTTATTATACAGGATTACCTGCTTATACTTTCAATACAAGAGGGGTTCATGATAATACTCTCACATATTTAGATGAACACGGTGCGATAGGTTCTAGTTCTAATATCACCAATTACAGTACGAGCAATGATATTCTTAATGCGCTTCAGAATAACAGGGAAGGTCTTTTATCTACACTTGCAATATCAAGAATTCCCAGTTTGAATAAATTGGCAATTTTTGGCGGTCTTACAGGTAGTGTTCCTAGAGCATTAGGCGAACAAAACGAAATTTTCGGGTATATTCCGGATAATGAAGGAATGAATCTGAAAACATTCGGAAGCGGTCACAGCGCGTATTCAGATGCTGTAGAAGCTATGATTGCAACGATTAATACGAATGTAATTGCAGTAAACCCATAATCAATGAAAAAAATAATCTTTTTAATCTTTTTTACCATGACATTATTTTCCTGTCAGGATACAAGATCCAGAAAAACTCAAAATAAAGAGCAATATCCTCCTCAAAAACTTTTTGAAGGAAAACAACTACAGGCTGCACAGAAAATTTTTGATGAAGATAATTCAGGATTGGAAAGTACTTTAAAAGATAATCCGGAAATCATTAACCAGCTGAGTGATACTAAAGGATATACTTTACTAATGTATGCTTCCATTGTAGAAAATCTTCCAGCAATGGAAATCCTCCTTAAAAACGGAGCAGATCCTAACATTATAATTCCGTTTGAAGGGCTCAATGATACTCCATTATCACATGCTGTGGCAACAAATAATTATGAGATGATAAAACTTTTATTTAAGTTTAAAGCCAATCCTAATCCTGCAGTAGGAAGCAGCCCGCTTTGTGATGCTATGATGTTAGGACAAGAAAATACAGAACGAAAAATGATTGATTTTCTGCTTGAAAATGGAGCGGACATTAATCATACTTCTTATCTCGGAGACAATATTATGGAAGCTGCTGCACGTAGTGACCTTTCTACAGCTCAATATTTTTTAAAAAAAGGAGGTAATCCCAAAATAAAAGGTACAGATCTTTCTCCCATGGCTGAATATATAGAGTCGGAAGATCAACGAAGATCAAGCGATTATAATTCTCGTAATGCGTCTTATTTTGATAAATTGTCAAAAATGAAAAAAGAACTTCAAGATAAATACCATATTACATTTCCTGTGAAAAAAAACGAAAAAGCAGAAGCTGAACTAGATGTAAAACTTTATGAAGGTTTGGGAGGAAAAGATAAGTATTCTGTAAATTTCAATGAAAACTATGGTGAAAACAGATATAAAGAAGACCAGAAATTGATTTCTCAATAAAATAAATATGACTCCAAATGAGTCGTAGTATTACTACAAAAAATGAGATTTACGGCTTAATTTTTTTTATTAAGTCGTAATATGTTTAAATTTAAAATAGGAATCATCACAAAAATTTTCATTGTAAATAACATGAAAATTTTGTCATCTCTAATGAGATCAGATAAATAAGAAAAACCAAATTCACAAGTTTAAAGAAAAATATTATGTTTCAGGATAATCCTATAAAACCTCAGCTTTCGGATAAAATTAAGTCTGGTGCAGCACAAAATTTAAAAGAAGAAGTTTCAGCAAAAATAACAGATAAAGCCACTGAAAATATTAAAAATGTGAGCCAGCCAATTAATGGAGCGGTTCAGAATTCTTCAGGCATGTTTATGAATCAGATGGCTCAGACCAATAATCCGGCTATAATCGATGATAAAGTTTGGGCAAATCAGCCTACTTCAAAAATTCATAATGCATTGGCAATTCCTACAAGTCAGATTTTAGGGATTAATAGAGTGGTAAAGCTCGATTTGGTTATTGAAGGACAGGTAATCAAACATTTTAAGCATTTTAAATTAAATCAAAGTGCTATAAAACATCATGAATTCAGCGTTACACTTGCTCATGATACGCTTGGTTCTGCAGAAAATCATAATCTGGAAGAAGCTCAGAATTTTTTAGGAAAAAGACTGACCGTCATTTTTAAATATAAAGACGTTATCGACGGTCCAGAAAGAAATTTTGTGGGAGTAATCACAGAAGTAGGTTTCAGTCAGGAAAAAGGCAGTTTAGGAAATATTGTATTGAGTGGTTTCAGCCCAACTATACTTTTAGATGCTGCTCCGCATATTCAGAGTTTTGGAGGAGCTCAACCGATTAGTCTTAACAGCATCGCAGATCACGTCATCAAAGAAGGATTGGGTGGAAATAAATTCGACTTTAGAGTAGATGCTCAATATGGAAACGTTTCTTACAGCTCTCAATACGAAGAAACGCATTACAATTATTTAGCAAGAATGGCGGAAGCTTATGGCGAACAGTTTTTCTATGACGGAGAAGTTCTTCATTTTGGAAAACTTCCACCGGCTGAACAACCTGTAAAATTAACTTATGGAAGTAATGTAAGTGATATTATAGTAAGAATGAAGGCACAACATGTGAATCCTTCATTTTATGGCTATAACAGTAGTAAAAATGAGAAATTAACAACAGGAAATTCGAAAATTAGTCATGCTTCAGATATTGCTAAACGAGCCTACGAAATTTCAGAAAAAACATTTACAACACCCTCTCTAAGAGTTGCCCCGATAAAAGCAGCCTCTTTTATGGATATTGATGCCTCACAAAAAGGAACGGCAGGAAGTAAGGCTTCGCAGGTATTTATTACTTCAGGAGAAACTACAGTTCCATTTTTATATCCGGGTTGTACTGCAGATGTTGAGATGAGAAAACAAGATACCAATCAAACTTCTTATTTCACAAAATTAATGATGGTTGAGGTAACTCACGAAGTGGATGCAAGAGGATATTATACCGGAAATTTTGAAGCAATTGCTGCAGACAGCGGTTATATCCCACGTCCCGAATTTGAAAGTCCCAGAGCTGAAGCTCAGTTTGCAAAAGTTACAGCCAATGCAGATCCATTAAATCAGGGAAGAGTTAAAATTCAGTTTGATTGGCAAAGTGGACAAGATACGTCAGAATTTATAAGAGTAATGACGCCGGATGCAGGAAGCAGTGACAAAGTCAATAAAAACCGTGGGTTCATGTCTGTTCCGGAGATAGGCGATCAGGTAATTATAAATTTTGTTCATCAACATCCAGACCGACCGTTTGTGATGGGAGGAATGTTTCATGGAGCAATAGGAGCAGGTGGTGGTGCAGGGAATAATGTGATGAGCTTTAGTGGCAGAAGCGGTGCAGAACTTAAATATGACAACGGAGCCGGATCTATGAATCTTAAGGATCAGGGAGGAGCGAATATGTTTTTTGACGGAGCTGGAAATGTAGTGCATAATGCGAACAATGACAGTACCAAAACAGTCGGAAACGATAAAACAGATAAAGTAGGCAACAATAAAAAGCTGGAAGTAGGATGTGACCATATTGCAGACGTAGGAAATACCCATAAAGTAGCGGTTGGCGGTGAAAATAGTGTATTTAAAATGGATAACGCAGGAGTTATCGACCTGACCGGAGTTAGTAAAATTACCCTTAAAGTAGGAAGCAGTGAAATTGTGATTACCGGTACGAAAATTTCGATAACGAGTAGTGAGGTGGATATCAAGGCAGGTAGCGCTACGGCTAATTTTAAAGGGGATACGAAAATTACGGGTGGACAAGTTGATATTAATTAATTGGAAATGGAGTTTATTAAATACGAGATAAAGAGAGGCGATACACT is drawn from Chryseobacterium muglaense and contains these coding sequences:
- a CDS encoding ankyrin repeat domain-containing protein, with amino-acid sequence MKKIIFLIFFTMTLFSCQDTRSRKTQNKEQYPPQKLFEGKQLQAAQKIFDEDNSGLESTLKDNPEIINQLSDTKGYTLLMYASIVENLPAMEILLKNGADPNIIIPFEGLNDTPLSHAVATNNYEMIKLLFKFKANPNPAVGSSPLCDAMMLGQENTERKMIDFLLENGADINHTSYLGDNIMEAAARSDLSTAQYFLKKGGNPKIKGTDLSPMAEYIESEDQRRSSDYNSRNASYFDKLSKMKKELQDKYHITFPVKKNEKAEAELDVKLYEGLGGKDKYSVNFNENYGENRYKEDQKLISQ
- a CDS encoding type VI secretion system Vgr family protein, yielding MFQDNPIKPQLSDKIKSGAAQNLKEEVSAKITDKATENIKNVSQPINGAVQNSSGMFMNQMAQTNNPAIIDDKVWANQPTSKIHNALAIPTSQILGINRVVKLDLVIEGQVIKHFKHFKLNQSAIKHHEFSVTLAHDTLGSAENHNLEEAQNFLGKRLTVIFKYKDVIDGPERNFVGVITEVGFSQEKGSLGNIVLSGFSPTILLDAAPHIQSFGGAQPISLNSIADHVIKEGLGGNKFDFRVDAQYGNVSYSSQYEETHYNYLARMAEAYGEQFFYDGEVLHFGKLPPAEQPVKLTYGSNVSDIIVRMKAQHVNPSFYGYNSSKNEKLTTGNSKISHASDIAKRAYEISEKTFTTPSLRVAPIKAASFMDIDASQKGTAGSKASQVFITSGETTVPFLYPGCTADVEMRKQDTNQTSYFTKLMMVEVTHEVDARGYYTGNFEAIAADSGYIPRPEFESPRAEAQFAKVTANADPLNQGRVKIQFDWQSGQDTSEFIRVMTPDAGSSDKVNKNRGFMSVPEIGDQVIINFVHQHPDRPFVMGGMFHGAIGAGGGAGNNVMSFSGRSGAELKYDNGAGSMNLKDQGGANMFFDGAGNVVHNANNDSTKTVGNDKTDKVGNNKKLEVGCDHIADVGNTHKVAVGGENSVFKMDNAGVIDLTGVSKITLKVGSSEIVITGTKISITSSEVDIKAGSATANFKGDTKITGGQVDIN